From a region of the Mercurialis annua linkage group LG1-X, ddMerAnnu1.2, whole genome shotgun sequence genome:
- the LOC126664860 gene encoding SNARE-interacting protein KEULE-like isoform X2, with protein MGDLTQEGVSLVEHISRRRQPMPFLSAIYFIQPTKENVIRCLSDMDKMSPLYKRAFVFFSSPISEDLLTLIKGNACERPGIVVLREMNLEYSVIDSQGFVTDNITALEELFGDDEDSCKGDACLNLMATRIATVFASLKELPSIHYRAAKFLDVATTTPLHDLIPTKLAARVWDRIIHYKKRLKNFPQTETCELLILDRSVDQIAPVIHEWTYDALCHDLLNLEGNKYMLEVPKRNGALPEIREVSLDEYDPIWLELRHAHVADASERLHEKVASFVSKNKAAHIQQVPRNGEPSLRNLQEMVQALPDYSQQMDKLSLHVEIAGKISRIITEFGLRDIGKLEQDLVFGDAGVKDVTNFFTKNENVSRENKLRLLMILAAIYPEKFNTIEGLDLMKLARLPQHDIYAVKNMKLLGHPEPKKSSTGPFSLKFDSHKKHAARKDRAGPKETSWQLSRFYPMIEELIEKLSKGELPKDEYPCINEPCSTYNLTRETTSTHSRRTPTWARSQFSNDSDSRPRHTSTVSEKMGQRIFIFIVGGATRSELRVCHKLTKKLQREVVIGSSSLDDPSEFITKIKLLSTQELIR; from the exons TGTTATCAGGTGTTTGTCAGACATGGACAAGATGTCACCTTTATACAAAAG GGCATTTGTCTTCTTCAGCTCACCTATTTCAGAAGATTTATTAACTCTTATTAAGGGAAATGCATGTGAACGGCCTGGAATAGTAGTGCTGAGAGAg ATGAATTTGGAATATTCTGTTATAGACAGCCAG GGTTTTGTGACTGACAATATAACTGCTTTGGAGGAGCTTTTTGGAGATGATGAGGATTCTTGCAAAGGTGATGCATGTTTAAATCTGATGGCTACTCGCATTGCTACCGTTTTTGCCTCTTTAAAG GAATTGCCTTCTATTCACTATCGTGCTGCCAAGTTCTTGGATGTAGCCACAACGACACCTCTTCATGATCTTATCCCTACAAAACTTGCTGCAAGAGTTTGGGACCGTATAATTCACTATAAAAAAAGGCTTAAAAACTTTCCTCAGACAGAAACATGTGAGCTGCTTATCCTGGACAGATCTGTAGATCAG ATTGCTCCTGTTATACATGAGTGGACATATGATGCCTTGTGCcatgatttattaaatttggaGGGAAATAAATACATGCTTGAG GTTCCTAAAAGAAATGGTGCTCTTCCAGAGATAAGAGAGGTTTCTTTAGATGAATATGATCCTATATGGCTTGAGCTCCGCCATGCGCATGTAGCAGAT GCTAGTGAAAGGTTACATGAGAAGGTGGCCAGCTTTGTGTCAAAGAATAAAGCTGCGCATATCCAACAGGTTCCAAG AAATGGTGAACCTTCTCTTCGAAACTTGCAAGAGATGGTACAAGCGTTGCCAGATTATAGCCAACAAATGGACAAGCTCTCTCTCCATGTAGAG ATTGCAGGAAAAATTAGCAGAATCATTACGGAGTTTGGACTTCGAGACATAGGGAAACTGGAGCAGGATTTGGTTTTTGGAGATGCAGGAGTGAAGGATGTAACTAATTTCTTTACCAAAAATGAG AATGTAAGTCGTGAAAATAAGCTGCGCCTCTTGATGATTCTTGCTGCCATTTATCCTGAGAAGTTTAATACTATAGAGGGTCTTGATCTAATGAAG TTAGCAAGATTACCACAACATGATATTTATGCTgtgaaaaatatgaaattgcTCGGGCATCCAGAGCCTAAGAAAAGTTCTACTGGACCTTTCTCTCTGAAGTTTGACAGTCATAAG AAGCATGCAGCTAGAAAAGACCGAGCTGGTCCTAAAGAAACATCATGGCAATTATCACGGTTTTACCCTATGATAGAG GAACTTATCGAAAAACTCAGTAAAGGAGAGCTACCGAAGGATGAATATCCGTGTATAAACGAGCCATGCAGTACTTACAATTTGACACGCGAAACTACATCGACCCATTCAAGACGGACGCCAACATGGGCACGGTCCCAGTTCTCTAATGATAG CGATTCAAGACCCAGGCATACTTCTACTGTTTCCGAAAAGATGGGGCAgcgtatttttatttttatagtaggTGGAGCTACTAGATCTGAG TTAAGGGTGTGCCACAAACTTACAAAGAAGTTACAGAGAGAAGTGGTTATAGGCTCCTCAAGTCTTGATGATCCTTCAGAATTTATTACA AAAATAAAGTTACTGTCAACACAAGAACTCATTAGATGA